The Nocardioides salarius genome includes a region encoding these proteins:
- the yczR gene encoding MocR-like transcription factor YczR, with the protein MATAVSAARVAALVGSFDRSPAYVGLADTLTLLIGDGRIGFDVRLPSERELTEALAVSRTTVTRAYALLRESGYAVSRQGSGTFTRVPGGRARSHDRALLPGVDDGDAIDLNCAAAPAPAGLMQAYTDAIGDLPAHLGGHGYFPAGLPWLQQRIAASYDARGLPTDPDQVLVTPGALAAAAVVAQAFAGRGDRVLVESPVYPNATQALRNAGARLVPSAVDPEGWDLDAVGASLRGSRPRLAYLVPDFQNPTGHVMSDEQRAAYAGHLRAAGTRAVVDEAHQALALDGQDMPAPFAAHAPGTITIGSASKSFWGGLRLGWVRAPHECVETLQEARLALDLGAPVLEQLTLARLLEHGPVLPGHRERLREQRDRLVHEVAERLPEWRFQVPGGGLALWVELPTARGSALAAAAEQHGVIVAPGPVFAAEGGLDRYVRIPWTRRPDELAVAVERLALAWAEVRDAPAGRVRRGTRVMVA; encoded by the coding sequence ATGGCCACCGCCGTCTCAGCCGCCCGGGTCGCCGCCCTGGTCGGCTCCTTCGACCGCTCCCCCGCCTACGTCGGGCTCGCCGACACGCTCACGCTGCTCATCGGCGACGGACGCATCGGCTTCGACGTGCGCCTGCCCAGCGAGCGCGAGCTGACCGAGGCGCTCGCGGTCTCGCGCACCACCGTCACGCGCGCCTACGCACTGCTGCGCGAGAGCGGGTACGCCGTGTCGCGGCAGGGCTCGGGCACGTTCACGCGGGTGCCGGGCGGGCGGGCCCGCTCGCACGACCGGGCGCTGCTGCCGGGCGTCGACGACGGCGACGCCATCGACCTCAACTGCGCCGCCGCCCCGGCACCGGCCGGGTTGATGCAGGCCTACACCGACGCGATCGGCGACCTGCCGGCCCACCTCGGCGGCCACGGCTACTTCCCGGCCGGGCTGCCGTGGCTGCAGCAGCGCATCGCCGCGTCGTACGACGCCCGGGGCCTGCCCACCGACCCCGACCAGGTGCTGGTGACCCCCGGCGCGCTGGCCGCGGCGGCCGTCGTGGCGCAGGCGTTCGCTGGCCGCGGCGACCGGGTGCTGGTCGAGTCGCCGGTCTACCCCAACGCCACCCAGGCGCTGCGCAACGCCGGCGCACGGCTGGTGCCCTCGGCGGTCGACCCGGAGGGCTGGGACCTCGACGCCGTGGGGGCGAGCCTGCGCGGCTCGCGGCCACGGCTGGCCTACCTGGTGCCGGACTTCCAGAACCCGACCGGCCACGTGATGAGCGACGAGCAGCGCGCGGCGTACGCCGGGCACCTGCGCGCCGCCGGCACCCGCGCGGTGGTCGACGAGGCGCACCAGGCGCTGGCGCTCGACGGGCAGGACATGCCCGCCCCGTTCGCCGCCCACGCGCCCGGCACGATCACGATCGGCAGCGCGAGCAAGAGCTTCTGGGGCGGTCTGCGGCTGGGCTGGGTCCGCGCCCCGCACGAGTGCGTCGAGACGCTGCAGGAGGCCAGGCTCGCGCTCGACCTCGGGGCGCCGGTGCTCGAGCAGCTGACCCTGGCGAGGCTGCTGGAGCACGGGCCGGTGCTGCCCGGGCACCGCGAGCGGCTGCGCGAGCAGCGCGACCGGCTGGTCCACGAGGTCGCCGAGCGGCTGCCCGAGTGGCGCTTCCAGGTGCCCGGCGGCGGGCTGGCCCTGTGGGTCGAGCTGCCGACGGCCCGTGGCAGCGCGCTGGCCGCTGCGGCCGAGCAGCACGGCGTCATCGTCGCCCCGGGACCGGTCTTCGCCGCCGAGGGCGGCCTCGACCGCTACGTGCGCATCCCCTGGACCCGCCGTCCCGACGAGCTCGCCGTCGCCGTCGAGCGCCTCGCCCTCGCCTGGGCCGAGGTCCGTGACGCCCCCGCCGGCCGCGTCCGACGCGGCACGCGCGTGATGGTCGCCTGA
- the yczE gene encoding membrane protein YczE, giving the protein MLLADLGPLAQLRAGRLGRRLPQLYVGLWLYGVSLAMMVRADLGAAPWDVLHLGIARYVPLSLGEVLIVVSLLVLLLWIPLREVPGLGTISNALVIGVATDATLSVLERPDEMWLRITLMLVGVLGNGAATAFYIGAQLGRGPRDGLMTGLHRRTGVSLRVVRTGLEVTVVAIGLVLGGVAGIGTVLYALSIGPVTQALLPALTVRLRPPAAPPLVEPGVDPASATASSR; this is encoded by the coding sequence ATGCTCCTCGCCGACCTCGGACCCCTCGCCCAGCTGCGCGCCGGGCGCCTGGGCCGCCGCCTGCCCCAGCTCTACGTCGGCCTGTGGCTGTACGGCGTCTCGCTGGCCATGATGGTGCGCGCCGACCTCGGCGCCGCCCCGTGGGACGTGCTGCACCTGGGCATCGCCCGCTACGTGCCGCTGAGCCTGGGCGAGGTGCTGATCGTGGTCAGCCTGCTGGTGCTGCTGCTGTGGATCCCGCTGCGCGAGGTGCCCGGCCTGGGCACCATCTCCAACGCGCTGGTCATCGGCGTCGCCACCGACGCCACCTTGTCGGTGCTCGAGCGCCCCGACGAGATGTGGCTGCGGATCACGCTGATGCTCGTCGGCGTGCTCGGCAACGGCGCCGCGACCGCCTTCTACATCGGCGCCCAGCTCGGTCGCGGGCCGCGCGACGGGCTGATGACCGGCCTGCACCGGCGCACCGGCGTCTCGCTGCGCGTGGTGCGCACCGGCCTCGAGGTCACCGTCGTGGCGATCGGCCTCGTGCTCGGCGGCGTCGCCGGCATCGGCACGGTGCTCTACGCGCTGAGCATCGGCCCGGTCACCCAGGCGCTGCTGCCCGCGCTCACGGTGCGGCTGCGACCGCCCGCGGCGCCGCCCCTCGTCGAGCCCGGCGTCGACCCCGCGAGCGCTACCGCTTCGTCGCGATGA
- a CDS encoding O-methyltransferase has product MSAPPELPDVVRRAFEVSRRAGYVSFCRNETGRLLATLAATREGTMAEFGTGCGVGTAWLRSGVRGQDARIVTAELDPRLARAASEIFVDDPLVEVLAADWSTLLDKGPFSLLFLDSGQPGEVGVDAIADLVADGGIVVLDDFTPCEQWPPVTYGRVDVLREQWLTDPRFTAVEVMVASDASTIIATKR; this is encoded by the coding sequence ATGAGTGCCCCTCCCGAGCTGCCGGACGTCGTGCGCCGCGCCTTCGAGGTCTCGCGCCGCGCCGGCTACGTCTCGTTCTGCCGCAACGAGACCGGTCGGCTGCTGGCCACGCTGGCCGCGACCCGCGAGGGCACGATGGCCGAGTTCGGCACCGGCTGCGGGGTCGGCACGGCCTGGCTGCGCAGCGGTGTGCGCGGGCAGGACGCCCGCATCGTGACCGCCGAGCTCGACCCCCGGCTGGCCCGGGCGGCCTCGGAGATCTTCGTCGACGACCCGCTGGTCGAGGTGCTGGCCGCCGACTGGTCGACCCTGCTCGACAAGGGCCCCTTCTCGCTGCTCTTCCTCGACTCGGGCCAGCCGGGCGAGGTCGGGGTCGACGCGATCGCCGACCTGGTCGCCGACGGCGGGATCGTGGTCCTCGACGACTTCACGCCGTGCGAGCAGTGGCCGCCGGTGACCTACGGCCGCGTCGACGTGCTGCGCGAGCAGTGGCTGACCGACCCGCGCTTCACCGCCGTCGAGGTGATGGTCGCCTCCGACGCCTCCACGATCATCGCGACGAAGCGGTAG